A region of the Amphiura filiformis unplaced genomic scaffold, Afil_fr2py scaffold_74, whole genome shotgun sequence genome:
GTGCAGTGCCACTTGACAGCCAGTTGTTGAAATTACAAACTTGGTCATCACATCATCACCTAATCATCAGCTTCATTACAGAAatcactcatcaaaataactttatcAATTTTTTCGTGATGCACGCTAATAGAGAGGAAACTTTGTTACGCCAAGAAAGCGGTAACGAGCAACCAATTGCAACAAGTGCTGCAAGTTTGACGCGGGGGAGCACCACATCTCACCACCGTCAAGCCGATATTCAGTCTTATTCCATGTCAAGATCTCCTGCTTCCGACTCTGGTGGAGAATTCAGCGACGACGCTATGTCAGTGGACTCTTCCATCAGTTCATCTTCTCCTCGACATCACCATCCTCATCCTCTTATTGATGTTGAATCTTTGAGCAACCATGGAGACGAGAGCAGGGGCATAGATGAAGAAAACATCAACATCAGATCTCATCCTCGCGTGAGATCACCAGTGATTCGTCATGTATTGAACTCAAGAGCTAACAGAAGTAAAATGTTGTCCGATGACGAACAGCAAGACCTGAGACTTAAGATAAATAGCCGTGAAAGAAAACGTATGCACGATTTGAACTCAGCACTTGATGGACTTCGCGAAGTAATGCCATACGCGCATGGACCATCAGTGCGTAAACTGTCAAAAATCGCAACTCTGTTACTCGCTAAGAACTATATTGTAATGCTGAGCAGCAGTTTGGAAGAGATGCGTCGTTTATTGAGCGACGTGTACCAAGGATCACATCAACATCCTGCACCACCGTCAGCTGCAGCAATTGCCGCTGCTGCAAGTCTCGCAACACCAACTTCACCAAGATCTGCATTTCTTCCATCATCCACATCtcttccaccaccaccaccaccaataccATGCTTACCACCATACCTATCGACGGCAATACCAACTACAATGGCACTCCCGACAGCACCAACTCTGCACTTGCCATCTTCATCATCGCCACCCGCTACTCTTCATAAACCAGAAGTTTCACTCGCCGCTGTCTCTGCTGCTTCGGCGGTTCGATCCCCAATACCAGTGTCTTCATCAAGTGCCGCAGAGagccaccatcatcatcacagaAGTTCATTATCATCAGTATACAGTCGCTGGGCCATGCCGTGTTCCTGTACGCAGTGCAGAATAAGCCCAGGTTTGCCAATCAGTCATCTACCATTAAGAAGTACAGAATTGGCAAGACCAATACCAGGAAAATAGACATTTGCATAAACTGTGTGAAATTTGAACTCATCTTGAACTGAAACTCTGAATAATGGACTTATTACTAATGCTTTGTAAATACCggtttgtacataattatgtgaaGAACAAAAACATTGACTATTTTTGTGTTATATGTAATTTGATAGCTGGAGAGGCTGTATAATGTATGGTAATTTTTAACCAAGATTTTGCaatgaaagttttttgttttaaagataCAAATGTGCATTGAAGGACTGTTAAAATTAGAAGTTGTCAAAATTTGAACTTAACACATAATGTTTTCTTTAtacatgttttatttaattttaggaCTCTTCTCTTTATGGACCTGAACCGAAATGTTGTTTTAATCTCTAAATCATTCATAAAAGTGTCGTTTCGTGAATCCTTTTCTAACCTTAATCATATTAATTTGAGATCTTATAACTTTTGACTTGGACTACGACAAATGAATCGATCACACTTTTCATTTATCAAAATATAgaataattattgttattgtattttattatttactcgaTATGTAACTGATTTATGATGATTTCAAAATATGTTGTTTAATTGTTATCATTAGACAATAGTATTAATTGTGATTCTGTAGTTGATGGCGTCAACTATTTACCATGCCGCAATCATTTTAGCGACGTTCACGTGTCACAAATTAACCGAAGATGAAATTGATCAAATGAATTCATAATCATTGTAATTTCTAATAATTCATTTCAAAACATTGGTTTCTCTACCAACGGTCACCAAACCGACAAAAGGTCGGTCTATTTTCTTTTTTCTCAGACCATGTTTATTCTTTCCTAAAAACAACTCCAATAATTAATTGAGCATGTAGCTCGTCAAAAACCAACACGTCAAAAAACCAAAACCGATTTTACGGACAACAGGTTTTAGCGTATTTTGAACTCTTTCTAACCCAGTAATAATATGTAGGGCAATAATATACTTCACTGGTTCcatacaaaattgttttcaacATCGGCTATTAATATCGTGAAATTTAGCACAATTCTTTTTGAAAAGTATTCATAACTTAAACACCCGGTATATAGCTATACCATGCTGTCATTTCATTAGTCACGCCAAATGTATCGCCAACAATTGACTTTGAACTTGCCTGAATAGATTCATGATTACGtactatatattttgtattattattttgtgatgtgtGAACTATTAGTCCGGAGGCAAAGTCAATCTTAGATATTTGTATGAAACTTGGAATTTATGATTATTGCGGAATTGATTTCCTTGTGTTTTACACAGTGGTCGGATTAAAGTTGTCAGAATCTTAGGTTATAGTTTATATGAGATAGTATGTTATGTTTTATTGTTACATTTCTATGACTGTTCATTCTTTAAATCACATTACCAAAATGCATACTAAATTATGTTGGCACATAAAATCATTTATTACACCATTAATGGTTGTAAAGAGTTTGGTACACGTAGAATTTATTAAACTATATGTTTTCAGTTATTTTCCTGTAACACGTATATGGACACGTTCTATAAATTCGTACGATTTAAAGAACAATTAAAGTCTTATTTTCAAAATCATATCGAAGTTTAATGATTTATAAATGTGTAATACTTGCGTATTTCACTTTGTTCCAaatatttatttctattctatgatTTCTcctattaaaaataacaaattatgaCAAATCGTTTTTATGATGTATGATGTTTGAAGCCGGGGTTTGAAGCTCTTTCAGTAGCACGTTGAGATattaattttcttttgtttttttaaacgaTATTTCGCAAAATTATTTCAaccatttgtatttatttgtgatGTATGTTACgaatcaatttagattcatatGGGACGATTACActgcaaaataatattttactcaacattgagtaaaaaggtcacaactcatcaGTTGAGTAAAAacttactcaacattgagctcatataggtcacaactcaacaaatgagtaaaaaaatactcaacattgagtaattgttTACTCATTTCTTGAGTTGTGatctatatgagctcaatgttgagtaattttttactcaaatttTTGACTCAACTGTTGGGTTGTGTCCTTTTTACTCAATAATTTTTGCAGTGTAGAGTTAGATCTGGTATATAGTTATACACTATGCGTAAAGCCAGGAAAATGTCTTTCTCAACTTTCCTCCTTCACCTTCTGTAGTGCCAATCGTCTTTTCTCCTAATTTGCGGCTCTCTCAAATTCTGATGTTTGATCTGCTCAAAAAAAATTGCTACGATGTTCAAAATCGATCAAGACTAATCTGAAACCAttcaatttatataaatatttttaaccaTTTCAATTTAGAGATAAAATCTTGACTATGCTTTTCTCAATGTTTATTATATATTTCGACAAAGCATGAAATCAACTAACTTTGTATGTTTGTAATAGAACGACAAGAACTGCCTTATCAGACTTTTGCAATGCTTtatctatacatgtatatgtgacgTAAATGATCATGGATCAGAAATTAAActatgaaaaaattaaaaaatgtcgtAACTTGTGTTATTTATTATATTCACTTTGCCTTTATTTTACTCTATACACAgacaaaatgctgtttaaaagTTTAAGCAGTAATTGTTAAACGGGTGAATTGATATGAACAACCTGATTCGGTTCACACGTTAAACATGTTTACTGTTTAAACTTTGAAacaagttttaaaacaattttttgtcTGTGTAACATTACTATTTGATACCGATATTCAGTATTCCAAAATGGGAATATCGATATCGAATAGTGTATTTATACCAAAGAGATTATACACTGTTAGAAGACTGGGTAAAAACCAGTTGggtaaaattaccattttacccAACTGCTGGGTACCATATGAACAACCCTCATGAGTTGGGTAAGGGTTTTTTTTACCCAATATTGGCCTTGGGTAAAataattttactcaacattgggtaaattactgaaaataacacGATTTTGGGTAACATTTACTCAATGCTTGGTAAAAAAAACGTACCCAACCGGTTTTTACCTAGTGTTATAATAGTGTATATATAATTATAGTAAACCTATTCGGAATAAGAAAAAGATATGCCTTATCAAGATATACGGTACGTTTATACAAGATAAAATTAAATGCAGTCAGATAAATTAATTAGCATCGgcaatgaatttttatttcttatttagtCATGATTTTTTGTTCAACTGTTCCTGAGAGCATTACTAGTATGCTTATTTTTCATatggtacactgcaaaaacagcaaagcAACACTTAATAAGCACTTGAGCACGTTAATGAAGACTTGCACAGTGATGGTAGGGAGTTTTCATTTCTTAACACCATGAACACCTAAACCAACTACGAggatgttttaaaacgttacttATTAATAACGCAAGAACGTGAAGCTAAAGCACATCCCAAGTTCATATTTTTCACGCCGTTTTAAAGTGCAAATAAATTAACACTCCCTATTATTATACTTTCACTACAATACAAGCCATAGCCATAACGTGTTTTTAAACAGCATagtaacacttaataaacacttaaaagtgtttattaagtgttactatgctgtttttgcagtgataCAGTGTTAATAGATTAATACTATAtgagtaacactttttaaacacgttaaaccgttaatgtgttaaaatatttactATTGTGTGTTAATTTAAACACTTTCACacttttattaacacattaacactatgattaaatgaggatgttaatttttaaatgctttaacaCGTTAACAACACTctccaaaaacaagtgttaatatagattaacactatttgagtaacactttttaaacacgttaaaccgttaatgtgttcaaatattaacatttgtgttcatgttttaacacacaattgttaatattgtaactTAAATGTTAAtacattaacggtttaacatgttAAAAAAGTGTTACTCATATAGTGttaatctattaacacttgtttttgcattGTATAAAACAGTAAGTTGAATAattatttaatcatgttaatcttcAGCATTGTGAAACGACATTATGCAGACGTGTACATCAACCTCATTCTCCATGTTGTGGCGTACGGTCAAGTTCTTAAAAACTTTGTCAACCTTAAAGATCAACTTCTTTTAAGCTTTCATGAACTTGCTTTAAAAGCCGTTCCTTTCACGTACCCATATGTTTAAATCTGCCTTTCAAAACCGCTTAACACTTTTATTCCCGTATGCAAACTTCTTTCTTAATTTGTTATGCGTTGGAAAGCAGTCAACTGGTTGGATTCCCAGGATCGCATTCAAATTCAAAACAAAAGAGGCTCTTTAATGTGATTGGTTTACACGTACTATTATATTTTAAATGCAGGCTATAAAATTTACattcaaaaatcattaaaatcaagATCGATTCAAAAGTAAACACCAGTATCCCAAGAACTCCCTAACACTTCTAGCCATTTTTGTACTTAAATGAATGCAATATTCACCCAGTTtcaaaatatattaatgaaaatataagattttaatattttttaaacgtTTACCAATTTTAAGACCTGTTGCGCGTCTTTGACGTTCGCGTTTACAGGGTTATTAACTTATACCAAAATCCCGCCTTGGTTTTCTTCTTTATAACTATAGTTTCTCTCTTTATATACACAGACGGAGAATTTATACAACTGAATATAACATGTTTTGTTCATATAACACTATGATCACATGCATGCTGAGTTTTATTGTACATTGCAAATGGTCTAGAGAGAATTTAATACTGAAAAACGCTTGGAGCTAAAGCAATACATGGCTGACTATTAATGTATCGTTAATATATAGACATACAATTAAGCAATGCCTCACACACGCGTTTCTTTACAACCAAGACAAGATGTTAATAGTCTTTTTGTTGAATAAACTTGGCAGTTATATAAAAGAGGTTGAGTATGAACTTGAATGCATAAAACATACTACGCGTATGTTGAGAGAAAAAAATCTGGTTCTCTGGATTAAATTTAAGAGTTGTGAACTCTTGTTGACATTAATCGTGTTATGTGAATTAGTGGGAATTTTGTTCATGTACACAAGTGTTTAGTTGGAACATAATTTAATCTTAAATACTTTTTACTCTATTTCtgattgtttgtttgcttactaTTAACCATTCTACGAAGTTATAATCCCTTAAGTACTAAAACAAGCTACAAATCGGAGTAAAAAGACAAAAGGAAAAACAAACCAGGCATCATGATTGTTACTCTTTGTTTACTAGCAAAGTCATGCTTAAAATAAATGTATACACATTACTTTAAATGCCGATGTCTGGCTCTCGCATGACTTCATTAATATGGAAAAGATCTCTCTGATGAATATAAATAACTATCGGTACGTagacaaatatttgaaaatatatcaTTCAAGTGTGTATAATTTTGCCTGTAAACATTTTTAGTTTATACAGCCGTATGTTGGATATAATAGAATAATATTCCCGAAACATTTCGAGCCAATCGAAGTGTTCATTATAGCTGCTCTAAATTTATAACGCTCTATAAAAGACTTCAAGGAATATTTAAAAAGAACTCTAGCAATGCCGATTTCATGTATAtttgattgctatctactgaagatagcacaatgcttAAATCTGGATAATACCAATAACAATGGTGACTTGTAAGTTAAGTTAccaaagttgtaaaacaattcatCTGAAGAACGAAATAACAACAACCGGCCATGACGACAACAATAAGGacgataaaaataacaataagaagaagaagaaccaagaagaagaagaacaagaagaagaagaagacgaagaggaCGAAGAAgttgaagaagacgaagaagacgaagaagaataagaagacgAAGAATATAAGAAGACGACGACGACAAAGAAGaggatgaagaaagaaagaaagaaagaaagaaagaaaaaagaagaaggagaagaagaagaagaagaagaagaggaggaggaggaaaagaaGAACAACGACCATGACGACAACAAGAAGGAGAATGACGAGAAGCAGAAAATAAAAGAAGACGGAAGAGAAGGAGATGAAAAAATGCTTTCATCCTTTATATCAGCATTACTTGTTAGTGTATTATCTTTTAAATACTGCGTTTAAACAAGCTTAAAATTTGCATTAATCCATTGTTCTTTAATAACGGTCGGTCAAGTATAAATGAAAGCCTAACAATTAAGCTCATCTATACATTTTTCATTAAATACAAATTTCCATATCAACTACATACAATAAGTAATTATCTATTGAACACAAAAATGCTGATGAAAAGCACGTTTAACCGAAATTCAACAAACCTTAAGTGGtcctttttttattaaaaagttaGCGCAAAAAGAGTCCCGTTTAAAGAGTAGTTAGAAAGCAATGATATAATAGCTGTAGGGATTGTGCTTCAATTGAACAAAATGTTGGACCATAAGGCTCAATTGGCCCCGATCTTGTCCAAACTCTAATTCAAGACAAAGTACTTTCTAATTTCAAACCCGAGGTGAAATTTCAAGAGGGTTTTTCTTGTCTTCTTCCAAGTCCAAGTCGCACGCGCGCATAAATGCAAGTCTTCGCGACATTTGGCGCCCGTGGCAAAAAACAGAACAGCCTTCGCCCTACGGCTCGTTCGCTTCTCATTCGCAAACAAGCTGTTTAAAGCTATTGGTAAGGAACGAAACTTGAACCCGCCCATTCAAATTAAAGCGGGATTAGACGCCAATCGCCAGCCAATTTTCATGTAACTCGACCTAACCAGTACATGCGCTTATAGCGTTCATGCGTTTTTTTAACCCCAACCTCGCCCATATCGATACACCATTACTGGTCCAAAAAGTCCATTAAATCAAACTTTTCTCTCttcaaatttaaaaaagttaACATTGCTCGACCTTACttgaatttgttaaaaaatttacTTAATGTACAAAGTATTGGTTCAAAAAAACCCTTCTGACATACTCTCTGGAATTGCTAACAGTTTGTGTCGCGTACGCGTTTTGAGTATTTATAAGTTGATGTTTTGGACGTTTCCAGTGACTGCAAGTGCTGTATAGATACTGACGTTCACTGCTTAGCAATCCACGTTCTAACAGACTGTAGGTTTGTGTAGGGGCCGTGAGAATTGGCTAGTCAAACGTGATTTTTAAGCATTTCTATTGCCGTATTCTATCACCAATATCACCATCAGATCTTTTTACATTAAGATCACTGATATGACTGATTGTCATTTTAACTTTACTTAACTGTGCATAGCTTTTAAAACTCCCTGTACTCTCTATCGGCTATTACAGTTAATTTGAACTAAACGCTTTCGTGTTAATTACATCAGACAACTATCCCATATTTCTAGTATAGTCTGTTCCCACCGACTTTACTAAAGCCTTTGTTTTTATAGACACCAAAGTCAGGGGTACAAAATTGGTCGTATGTTCGGACCAGCTGTGACGCTCATCATATTTACCTTTCCCTATTCATTTCTCATTTACCGTTAACAGTATGTCTTTTGTTATGACGCCCGACCCCTCCTGGAGGGATGGTCCCCCTTACGCCCGCCCTATTGTATTGTTACACGATGGTGGCACCGTACCGGTTTAAGCAAACTTGTTCTATTTTATGTCTGTGCTATACTTTTCATTGTATTGTGCATACGGCTGCAATATTTTACGAGAAAAACATCACCATGGTGAGACGTCTAGAGTTTATATTAATTAtatgttttaaagtttaaatgatgCGGAGAATGTTGGTTTATAAAAAAGAAGGAGGTATAATGTCCTTTATTATGTGTGCACACTATAACCGTACGCAGAACTAATAAAAAAGATGATAAAGGGCTTTTTAAAAGCTTGCAGTATAATGACTACCATATCACTTTTCAAATAACATTTTGGAAGCACTCATCAGGTTTGTTTATACGCCCGTGGAGGTATCTTGAGTATACTAAAGGAGGGAAAGACTATAACAGAATTTGTAAAGGACATGGGTCTTTAAAGAGTAATTTGTAACTCGTGTGAAAATGGTGTCAAGATCATGTCCAATTAATATTATCTTCTTTAATGATGAGATTGGTGTTATGATTACCCCAGGGTGAGGGGGAACACAAAGTGCCCCTAATAGAAGGGGAGGGACCAATTGCAATATTTCTGAGGGCGACCGGTATATTAGTTAAGCCAGTGGATACAAGGTGAATATATTTTGTAAGAGAGGAACTTGGATAACAACGAAAACATGGGAGAATAAAACCTAACATAAGAAATTAATGTCAACCTTAGTTTGTATAACCTAAATCATAAAATCCCATATGTTTTGCTGTAATAACATTACCGATTTGATGTGGGTTATTTTCATTCGTGGTTATAGGCGCACaagaaatataataatatataggtTTTGAGTTTTAGGTGTAGGTTTTTATTCAGAACATaataatttttttctgaaaataaaaccAATAACCAGCATAGAACTTGTTCATTGATACTTCATAAGTTCATATCAAACTAACGTCAGCAGTAGATTATAATAAAGGTCTTTAGCTACTTTATCCGTACGGTACAGTAGAAGATGCTAGCTGCAAGTCTGCTTCATCAAAGAGGACTTAATGACAACACTTACAGCAATACGGCGGCTATTATCAGCAGTATAGGtagctatatacttcatcaacactgatatcagcagcagatggctacttcatcaacactgatatcagcagtagataggtacttcatcaatacaaatatcagcagtaaatatccATACTAGTGGTTGacaacttcatcaacatcaacactgatatcagcagtagataacgttacttcatcaatactgatatcagcagtagatagctgtatcaatactaatatcagcagtagatatagctacttcataaacactGACATCGGCCATGTCAGCAGTAAAATCCGCACTGGGTGGGTACTTCGTCAACACtataatatcagcagtggatCGCTAATCCATCAATTCAAAACGGATACCAACAGtatagtagatagctatacttcatcaatactaatatcagcagtagatagtaatacttCATCaccactgatatcagcagtatatagctacttcatcaatacaaatatcagcaatagatagctacttcatcaatacaatatcagcagtagatagctacttcatcaatacaatatcagcagtagatagctacttcatcaatacaatatcagcagtagatagctacttcatcaatacaatatcagcagtagatagctacttcatcaatacaatatcagcagtagatagctacttcatcaatacaatatcagcagtagatagctacttcatcaatacaatatcagcagtagatagctacttcatcaatacaatatcagcagtagatagctacttcatcaatacaatatcagcagtagatagctacttcataaatacaatatcagcagtagatagctacttcatcaatacaatatcagcagtaggtagctacttcatcaatacaatatcagcagtagatagctacttcatcaatacaaatatcagcagtatagatagctacttcatcaatacaaatatcggCAGTAAATATCCATACTAGTGGATGacaacttcatcaacatcaacactggacatatcagcagtagataactttacttcatcaatactgatattagcagtagatagctgtatcaatactaatatcagtagtagatagctacttcataaacactGACATCGGCCATGTCAGCAGTAAAATCCGCACTGGgtggctacttcgtcaacactaatatcagcagtagatcgctaatCCATCAACGCTGacatcagcagtagttagctacttcattaattcaAAACGGATACCAACAGtatagtagatagctatacttcatcaatactaatatcagcagtagatagtaatacttcatcaacactgatatcagcagcaaatagctacttcattaatacgaatatcagcagtaaatatcaGCACTAGatggctacttcgtcaacactgcatgatatcagcagtagattgctacttcatcaacaccgctatcagcagtagacagctactccatcaaaactgatatcagcagtagatagttatacttcatactaatatctgcagtagattcactgattgctacttcatcaacaccgatatcaggagtgttatagctacttcatcaacactctgacatcagcagcagatagctatttcatcaaaacttatatcagcagtagatagttatactGCATATATGCAGTAGACAgtcatacttcatcaacactgatatcagcagcagatggctacttcatcaacactgatatcagcagtagatagctacttcatcaatacaaatatcagcagtaaatatccATACTAGTGGATGacaacttcatcaacatcaacactggtatcagcagtagataactttacttcatcaatactgatatcaacagtagatagctgtatcaatactaatatcagcagtagatagctacttcataaacactGACATCGGCCATGTCAGCAGTAAAATCCGCACTGGgtggctacttcgtcaacactaatatcagcagtagatcgctaatCCATCAACGCTGacatcagcagtagttagctacttcatcaattcaaaACGATACCAACAGtatagtagatagctatacttcatcaatactaatatcagcagtagatagtcatacttcatcaacactgataccagcagccaatagctacttcattaatacgcATATCAGCAGTAAATCAGCACTAGatggctacttcgtcaacactgcatgatatcagcagtagattgctacttcgtcaacaccgctatcatatcagcagtagacagctactccatcaaaactgatatcagcagtagatagttatacttcatactaatatctgcagtagattcactgattgctacttcatcaacaccgatatcaggagtattatagttacttcatcaacactctgacatcagcagcagatagctatttcatcaaaactgatatcagcagtagatagttatacttcatactaatatctgcagtagattcactgattgctacttcatcaacaccgatatcaggagtgttatagctacttcatcaacactctgacatcagcagcagatagctatttcatcaaaacttatatcagcagtagatagttatactGCATACTAATATATGCAGTAGACAgtcatacttcatcaacactgatatcagcagtagatagctacttcatgaacAACGAAATCGGCAATAGATatctatacttcatcaatactaatatcagcagtagatagtcataCTTCTCAACACTGaactgagcgtgtttatagtggctgtATACGGTACGATTTtactgcaataacaattgattttgcagtacttatacgctaatatGCGCTTCATCACTACtggtatcggcagtagatagctgtatcaACActaaatatcagcagtaaatagctacttcgtaaacactaatatcagcagtatatccGCACTGCACTGGatggctacttcgtcaacactaaAACACGCTCACTGACATCAGCGGTATAGATAACTACTgcatcagcagttgatagttatacttcatcaacactgatatcagcagtagatagctacttcatcaacactgatatcagcaaaTAGGACTATACAGGGTGTTTCAAATATGTAACATAAAAACTATAGGGTTTCTCCGTAAATTTTGAAACTGCTTTCAGAACTAACTTTATATTAGCAAAAGAGCAAACTAAAATAGTAAATGttaaacaaaaacatgaaaaagaggGGCATAGCTTTCATGagaattttatgataaaaatgctCTTGTTCATGAGATATATCATTTCCAACAAAGATGTCTAAATTAAATGTTTATTGACCAGATTCCatcagttaagggatctagaatgagcgtttatggcgtttcgacagtattttttgtgggacatgagagcacctcagacgtatcgaattgcattctgaatatctttctgatatcaaataattttatttgtctttctgatatcaaataattttcattgtttgaaattcacgatataatacaaattttatgacaaattattaaaatttgatatttttcaaatttttgatatataacagtcctcgaaataaattttataaatctaatgatatatttaaagtgtatgtagctgggaggaaaagccgacgatcaattgaaaattttgaccttttatattgaagatatggattttttttcccaaaagacctatttttttggtgttttgggaaaaaatccatatcttcaatacgaaaggtcaaaattttcaattgatcgtcggcttttcatcccacctac
Encoded here:
- the LOC140144708 gene encoding uncharacterized protein; the encoded protein is MHANREETLLRQESGNEQPIATSAASLTRGSTTSHHRQADIQSYSMSRSPASDSGGEFSDDAMSVDSSISSSSPRHHHPHPLIDVESLSNHGDESRGIDEENINIRSHPRVRSPVIRHVLNSRANRSKMLSDDEQQDLRLKINSRERKRMHDLNSALDGLREVMPYAHGPSVRKLSKIATLLLAKNYIVMLSSSLEEMRRLLSDVYQGSHQHPAPPSAAAIAAAASLATPTSPRSAFLPSSTSLPPPPPPIPCLPPYLSTAIPTTMALPTAPTLHLPSSSSPPATLHKPEVSLAAVSAASAVRSPIPVSSSSAAESHHHHHRSSLSSVYSRWAMPCSCTQCRISPGLPISHLPLRSTELARPIPGK